The Acropora muricata isolate sample 2 chromosome 7, ASM3666990v1, whole genome shotgun sequence genomic interval CACTTGCGGGATCGTATAGAAATCCAACTTCAAGCTAAAGAACTTCAAATAAGtcggaaaaaaataataaatacgaTAACAGATACGTTGAAATCTCGGTGAGTATATAAAAGATATGTAAGAAATCCAGTACGACGTCTCTTCCGAAGAAATAACTTTTCTTGAAAAGAATTAGTTAATATCTCTCTGGCGTTCTATTTCTGAGATTGATATTCTGTGTTGGCAGTTAATTAAAGAGAAAGCTATGGGatttcagctgaattttgaaataCATACATGTTTTAACTTTGTGTTATAAAGTTTTAATGATAAACAAATGCTTTTTTCAACATCTGCATGGCTTAATAGTTTACACCACTCTTGCTATTTCGAAATAATTCACGATTCTCACTTGTCGATGGGGAAGTGAAATGtgaaattttccttgacaaaCAAGTTAATGAGAGTCAAATGGCAGGAATCGTGAAAGACAACAAAGCTGGCGTTTAGCTTTAGTCAGAGCGAATTGCTTGAGACGAAGCAAGATACATCGTGATATTGAaaaattttgttgaatttgattGACCCCGAAAGCGACGCAGCGAAATAAAATACCAGACAGAGAGGAAAGTAGTAACGTTTTAATTTAGAGTTTGAAGGATAATGCTTAAAATACGAGCACTCAAGAACTGAAAACACAAATAACTCATTATGAATTATAGTATGGATTTCTTGAGCTTCTAAATACCACTAACGTATTGATGGGAATTACCCGAAGGCGGTAAACAAAATCCTCGAGGAGTCTTAAGGAACAGTTTGAAAGGAAGAAGGGGAATATTTCGAGCCTGATAGCCTTAGAGTCATGATATTTATTTCGTGAATATTTAGTAATCATGATATTATTCggaatgaaaaaccaaaaaacactCGTTAAATTCTACTAGTCGTTGAAGAAGTTTACTTGTGTTTTTTTACTCCAGGCAAATTGCACTGGCAATCATGCGATTACCTTTTTAAATTTACCTTTCAGAAAGTATGCTAAGTAGTGCAGGGAACAGATACAAAAGAGTTTCTGAATACTTTCACAACTTCTTGTAAGAGGTAACTCAGTTTAACCTACGGAAGTTCATGTAGAGTTGGAGACAGGAGCGAATCGACCAAAAGCCTAGATCATTTACATTTATTACCATATTAGTATGTTTTCTAAATTGTTTAAAGAAATCTCATGGGAGTTTCCGTTTAAGAATAAACTGTTTCTGCCGGAAACCTACACCTGCACTTCACGAGGACTGTCGCGTTTGCAAaggttttcttatttttctgacatttgatttaaaagaaataactGCTGTTTTAATTCTAAATGAGACGAAAGAAACTGGACAAGGTTCTATAAACACAGTTTAAACAGTTTTCTTCTTAAAGTTGAAATCCAACGACAGTGGATGTCAGTATTTTGTAATTAAATAAATTGAAGATAATCTATTATTAATACTctttttgttgaaaacaaagccaaaacatCATATGCAATACATAGGTGTACGTTGAATGCAACCCCAATGTAATACTGAAAGAACTGAGTtgtttttttatcctttttgtTTGTGATAATTGAATGAGACTGAGCCAAGCACACATCAGTAATAAACCGAgttcataaataattattcttttatattAATGTTAGTTGACGGACTAGCATcatttttgtctgaaaattcttttgtatttttcgcACGCTGACGAGGATAATAAGGCTAATTggcacaaagataaaagaatagTAAATTGGCAGCCACTTACCCATTCAGTTTATAGCTGGCAtactttaaaattgcaaaacctTCATTAACTTCCCATCATTTGGTATCTTGCTACTGTTAGCTTAAGACCCGCCAAAGCCTGGGAGCAGTTTTCGAAACGAAGTGCAACATGAGAACCTTTGACGTCCTCGCCATCTTTAAACGACATACACTTCTTCTattgattttgctttcacttgcaCATGCTGACAAAGGTAAACGACTCTTTCGTGACGTTTGAAAAGAATATTATCAGACCAAGTTAGCTCCTTCCTTTTCAACGTTTTTGCGAAGTGAGTGagtcaaaaacaaattgtcttAAACACGTttgttttgtcgttttcttcAGAGAACGAAACTGCAATGCGCGTCAGTCGTAAAGGAATATTCCAAAGATTTGAATTTGTAAATTTCCAACAAGACAAATTCTCCTTCTTGAAGATCACTGCTCTTGTTAAACGGGTTGTCGAAGACAGTTTGTCATGCGCGTTCTCCTGTTTGGACAACCTGGCGTGTTTCTCTTTCAATTTTGCTGCTTTCCCAGATAAAGCTGGAAAATTTGTCTGTGAAATCCTTTCATCGGACAAATACAGCAACTCTGAGAACTTCCTTCCAAGCAAGGCTTTGCATCACTTCAGCATTGTGGTAAGGAACTTAAGATTGTTGTTCAGATAATACTTAATCAGAATTTGAAAAGGAGTGGCGCTGGAAAATCAAACAGCAAAACAGCGGTTTAGCTTATTCAGTTAAACATTTAAGGCGGCAGAAAAGTGCTCAATACTTTTAAGTTTGAGTTTGCTGACAactacaataatttttttcccgtGAAATCCAATGCAAATGCTTGGATATTGTTGCACAATGCATACTCGCGGAAATGATACATTGATCAAAGTCCCAACATTATTGCTATCTCTTAGTGTTTTCTGACATTAATTAATACTGAAATGGCATGACACTTTCCGCCTAAGTGTAAATTGTTTTGGAAGCCTTCAGCTGCAGTTGATGAGGACTGTCCGTTCTGTTATGCTAATGTTTTCAATATTCGGACTTAAAgttctttcaatttttaatgAGAAGAAGCAAACTACATAGAAGACCGTAAACAACTGcgcacatacatacatactcttttttttgttatctttgtAATAAATACGAACCCTCAAAGGTTAAATGCGGTACTTGTGGGGTCGCATAGAAATCGAACTTCAAGCTAAAGAATTTTTAATTAGtccgaaaagaaaaagaaaacaaacaaataaaaaaagataacaaataCATTGAAAATTCGGTTAGTAAAGAAGAGGTACAAATCCAGTAGGAAATCTGCTCCTAAGAAATAATGTTTCTTTAAAAGAATAAGTTAATATCTCTCTGACGTTGTATTTCTGAGATTGATATTGTGGGTTGGCAGTTAATTAAAGAGATTTCTCAATCGCTGACGGGTATGAaatttcagctgaattttgaaatacctacattaTAACTTTGTGTTATAAACTTTTAAAGATATACGAATgcttctacttttttttttttttttttttttttacatctggCTTTAACAACACTTTTGCTATTTCGAAAGCATTCACTATCGTGTCAAAATTAGTTTAAACAACACATTACTAGTACACACTTGAGGCATTAATTGCAAACATCAAGTAGTGCTACAAAGTGTAGCAATGCTGccatggatggatggatggatagatagatagatacataGATATCATACGTACATAGACTGAtagataatctttatttatctaCGGACAattcaacaacgaaaaattCTATAATACAATTACAAGATACAATCATTATGAACTATTTAGTTTCCACTAATGCTGCCCCTTAGAGTCCTTGCTTATGAAGGCGTTTGAATTTCTTAGATGACTCTGTTTGCTTGACATTAGAAGGGGGACTATTCCGAGGAATATATAGCGCCACTTTAGCTAAAACTGCTTTCGTATTTTGTCCATGTTAACGTGCACCGTTTATTCAGAGTCCCTACTGTTTTTTGCCAAATCTTGAAAAATAGTATTCCGGAGCCAAGCCGTTTAAAGATTTGTAAACTAACGGGACCTCATCAATTCCATGCAGGCGATTTAAATTTCGCCATATTAGGAGTTCGAAGAAATAACCAACGCCTGCATCATAGTCTGAAtgtaggaagcttaagcaacgaCGACGCAACGACATCGGCGACGCCAGAAAACACCGATGTGACTGGTTGAAGTGGCCGCAAAAATAATGACAACGAGAAATTGCCAATTTCATGGTTTCAACGACAGCGTGAACACTAGACAGTAACTCAtccattctctatatttacttcaaagGCACCTCAAACCCTCCAAGTGCAGCGTATTTGCAGTATTTTTAAGTGGCGTTTTCGTTGCTTTTTTATCGTTGCTGCTTATTTTATAAGTTTCCTAAATTAAAGTTATAACACGGGCTGCCCTATTTCGcagtttttcaagtttgtttctTAATCCCACAGTTTCCCCAAGCAGTATTACAATAAATGAAATAGAGAGTCTTAGGGCTCGATAAATTAGGTGTAAGGTGGCTTGGCGAATAAAGTGCCTCACTTGTTTCATGACGCCGATACCAGAGAAGATCTTCTTTATATCACGGTCTCTATATGGCATCCCTAATCAAGATTATTAGCGATGGTCACTGCAACTTACTTAGAAGTAGAAACTTTGCTTACTGGAAAATCATTCATTGCAAACGTTTGGGAAACTGTCGTAGTACTTAATATTTTGTTTAGATCCACTTAACATACATGGACTCTGTTCACTCACATTTATACTAGGTAGGTTTATTTGCTCTTAACCAATTGTGGACAATCTCTAAGTGCACGTTAAGATTTGTCATAGCGTGCGAATTGTCGTTTGCATATGCAAAAGAATTTGCATACCCAAAATGCTGTTGGAACAGATAAAAAAAGTGATAGGTATACTAAATCAGTACAGATAAGATGACAGTACCGTCGTTTTTAAACTAGAAACCAAGAACGCTTGTGAGCTTCATTTCTTAGGCGTTTTaatgaactgaaacaaaaagaTGTTTGCAAGAAAATTCAAAGTTCTCAGCAtttcataataaaaaaaaaaaaaaaatgatgaggGTCACATTGCCCCAGTAAAAGAGTAACGAAGCTGGCCTTTCCAGCGTTAACCTTTGAAACTCGAAACACGGGATTCGTGGTTCTGTACAGAGGTAACTTGTTCACTATAGTAAAACAGACTGCTTAGAACGTTCTTAGGGCAAATATATCAGCACAGTTGTGCTTCATCAAAAAGAAAGTAGTTCATGATTTGAGATGTGTATCAATTTAAGAAGGTAGGTCTCGTCAAGTGACATTTCTGTTTCCTTTGTGGAAAGCAACCTTTTGCATGCATCCATCCATCAAAGACCTCGATACGTATAGATGATAAGAAAAATTAGAGCGTAAAGTAATATAACATTCACTATTTTAATTAGTCAAGTAGTTATTTACTTGATTTAATGTAATCTGGTATTATTTTAATTTCGTTTTGCAGTCGCCATGTAGCAATTTGCCTTGCAAGAACAATGGAAAGTGTGTCACTCTGTACGAAACGAACAGCTATGTTTGCGTCTGTAATAACGTATTCACAGGAAAACACTGCGAAATAGGTAAGGACATTAAAATGACGACCTTAGGCTAGCAAAAGTAGCAGTAACAGTACAAGTAACAGCTAGTTGATAGAACGAAAACGGCTGCAAAATGTTCAAAGCCTGAAACCGCACTTGCAAGGCATGCAAAACTACTCTTTTTATTACTAAAGatacaaatttgtgacgttctacCTGATAACTTTAGATTCACAAGGATGAGACAGTCTTGTGTAAGATGAACAGCGATGAAAATATGTCTTCGGGGGAAGGGTTACTTTTCAATTCTCAGGAAAGCTTTTCTCTGGAAAGTGGGAACTATTTCACAACAAATCGTATAGAAATACATTTATTGTTGCTAGGGATCGTTTGCGAATTATCTTAATAAACATCGAATTGACCACTTTAGGAATGAAAGTGTTGGCGAATAATTTAATATAAGGTTCAAATTTTCACCGTAAATAGACAacgaagctgacttttcgagcgttaggcctTCGTCAGAGTGGGCTAGCCCTCGTAAAGTCAGTTTCGTTGTCTCCTTACGATTAgaatttgacccttttcaacttgtttgatacccaATTTTAGTCTTTCACTTCCCCACAGAcgctgcaccacagtttctttgacAAGGAACTTCCACtaacttttaaatttataaAACAGCTTTTACATGGTTATATCATTTCCTAATACAAACCAGCGTAATGATACCCTAGGGAAGAGTTTCGTTTCAATTTCAGTTTCTGCACGCGCTTATATACAAATCAAttataaaaagacaaaaggcCGGGCGAAATTACGTGTTGtgtatattttaaaaaaaaaagaaaaacatgcagtGTTAGCATGTATATTCTGGTTACAGAATATTACAGCAAGAAAGCTACGTTTGAACAACCATTCACGCTATCTTAACATTATTGAAGTGACTCAAACACCCAAGATTAAAGGCAGGGGAAAAATTAGGGGAAACTGACAGAAACCCTGTCTTGTGTCTAATACTAACTTACTCTTCTATCTTCTTATCTAGATACGTGTCCAGTgggcttcttggtacacggAAAATCCTGCTACTACGTTACTAATACATCTTTTGCCTCAACATGGAACAAGTCACGGatattttgccaaaatttgggAGCAGACCTTGCCGTGATTAAATCAGAGGAAGAAAACCAATTTGTTTACGACTTGCTGACAAATACTAGCTGCGGCAAGCATGGATGGATTGGGTTGCATCGGAGAGCTGATAAAAAATTTTATTGGCTTGATAGCCGCCCTGTGAAGGGAAATTTTAAGAACTGGAAGAGAGGAGAACCAAGTAGTAGTAACAGCGGTGAGAATTGTGTGCATCTTGTAAGACGCAGCTCTGATGGAAAATGGAATGACCGAGAATGCTCTTACCCAGATCCCGTGCCATCTGCCAGTGGCCAATATAGGCGGGAATAACTGCACAGCATATGCGTAGGGACTTTTCTAGTGGCGCTGGAGATTGGGGTCAGAGCTTTCCCCTTCCCGTACCATTCTGCCCAGTTCCTGTACCTTTTCTCTTCTCACTCCCGTCTGGTAGTTTTTGTTGAGCAAGACGGGAAGTAATTTCGCATTCTTCGTTTCCCGTCCCTTTGATGAAGCACTACCGTGTAGAGTTAGAATACATACGTGTGCGTGTTCTatgtttttgtgtgtgtgtgtgtgttatgTTCGAATATATTATTACAACTACATTATATTTGTCCCATTTCTGTAAATAAATCATGTAAACGTTTTGATATGGTGGTCCACAACTGCCATTGCAACAAGTAATAGCTCACGCAAGGCTAAGAATAACGCCTGGGTGTACACTATATTGAATTCCCTAATTTTTGCCTTGCATGCAGGCTCTAAGCTAAAGGTAGTCTAACTCAAATATTAAAGCCATATCGTACAGCTTTCTCTAGTTAAGACGTTTAAAAGCTTTCAGAGATTGTATTAACACGTATCTTTAATCAGCCGTTCAGGAGCGAAAAGAAGGTTGCCACTTGTCCCCACACTTTCCTATGATATAAAAAACCTTTGTTGGATTATTATTCTTTATTAGTAGATAACcccacaagtgaatagtgcttttggcgcgccgttgattggctagcccggaggtgatttatccaagtactattcaccccCCGAGCAGCCCGAGGAACAAAATATCTTCaatttccgaaaaggaaattctttcaatgattGAGGAGGCTGTACCAGAAAGCCACAAAAAGGGCAACAAAGTTTTTGTAACAGTATTAATGtaaagttatttaatctctcaaGTCTCATCTTTataaggcgaaaaatcaaaatacaaacccttgtttacgaaaactgtcgagcaATAGAAATCANNNNNNNNNNNNNNNNNNNNNNNNNNNNNNNNNNNNNNNNNNNNNNNNNNNNNNNNNNNNNNNNNNNNNNNNNNNNNNNNNNNNNNNNNNNNNNNNNNNNNNNNNNNNNNNNNNNNNNNNNNNNNNNNNNNNNNNNNNNNNNNNNNNNNNNNNNNNNNNNNNNNNNNNNNNNNNNNNNNNNNNNNNNNNNNNNNNNNNNNNNNNNNNNNNNNNNNNNNNNNNNNNNNNNNNNNNNNNNNNNNNNNNNNNNNNNNNNNNNNNNNNNNNNNNNNNNNNNNNNNNNNNNNNNNNNNNNNNNNNNNNNNNNNNNNNNNNNNNNNNNNNNNNNNNNNNNNNNNNNNNNNNNNNNNNNNNNNNNNNNNNNNNNNNNNNNNNNNNNNNNNNNNNNNNNNNNNNNNNNNNNNNNNNNNNNNNNNNNNNNNNNNNNNNNNNNNNNNNNNNNNNNNNNNNNNNNNNNNNNNNNNNNNNNNNNNNNNNNNNNNNNNNNNNNNNNNNNNNNNNNNNNNNNNNNNNNNNNNNNNNNNNNNNNNNNNNNNNNNNNNNNNNNNNNNNNNNNNNNNNNNNNNNNNNNNNNNNNNNNNNNNNNNNNNNNNNNNNNNNNNNNNNNNNNNNNNNNNNNNNNNNNNNNNNNNNNNNNNNNNNNNNNNNNNNNNNNNNNNNNNNNNNNNNNNNNNNNNNNNNNNNNNNNNNNNNNNNNNNNNNNNNNNNNNNNNNNNNNNNNNNNNNNNNNNNNNNNNNNNNNNNNNNNNNNNNNNNNNNNNNNNNNNNNNNNNNNNNNNNNNNNNNNNNNNNNNNNNNNNNNNNNNNNNNNNNNNNNNNNNNNNNNNNNNNNNNNNNNNNNNNNNNNNNNNNNNNNNNNNNNNNNNNNNNNNNNNNNNNNNNNNNNNNNNNNNNNNNNNNNNNNNNNNNNNNNNNNNNNNNNNNNNNNNNNNNNNNNNNNNNNNNNNNNNNNNNNNNNNNNNNNNNNNNNNNNNNNNNNNNNNNNNNNNNNNNNNNNNNNNNNNNNNNNNNNNNNNNNNNNNNNNNNNNNNNNNNNNNNNNNNNNNNNNNNNNNNNNNNNNNNNNNNNNNNNNNNNNNNNNNNNNNNNNNNNNNNNNNNNNNNNNNNNNNNNNNNNNNNNNNNNNNNNNNNNNNNNNNNNNNNNNNNNNNNNNNNNNNNNNNNNNNNNNNNNNNNNNNNNNNNNNNNNNNNNNNNNNNNNNNNNNNNNNNNNNNNNNNNNNNNNNNNNNNNNNNNNNNNNNNNNNNNNNNNNNNNNNNNNNNNNNNNNNNNNNNNNNNNNNNNNNNNNNNNNNNNNNNNNNNNNNNNNNNNNNNNNNNNNNNNNNNNNNNNNNNNNNNNNNNNNNNNNNNNNNNNNNNNNNNNNNNNNNNNNNNNNNNNNNNNNNNNNNNNNNNNNNNNNNNNNNNNNNNNNNNNNNNNNNNNNNNNNNNNNNNNNNNNNNNNNNNNNNNNNNNNNNNNNNNNNNNNNNNNNNNNNNNNNNNNNNNNNNNNNNNNNNNNNN includes:
- the LOC136921681 gene encoding neurocan core protein-like is translated as MRTFNFLVIFKRQSLLLMILLSLALAEKEDETAMGSRRKGIFQRFEFVNFQEDKFSFLNITVLVKRFVEDSLSCAFSCLDNLACFSFNFAAFPDKAGKFVCEILSSDKYNNSKDFLFSKTLHHFSIVSPCSNLPCKNNGKCVTLYETNSYVCVCNNVFTGKHCEIDTCPVGFLVHGKSCYYVTNTSFASTWNKSRIFCQNLGADLAVIKSEEENQFVYDLLTNTSCGKHGWIGLHRRADKKFYWLDSRPVKGNFKNWKRGEPSSSNSGENCVHLVRRSSDGKWNDRECSYPDPVPSASGQYRRE